In the Aliarcobacter cryaerophilus genome, one interval contains:
- the thrC gene encoding threonine synthase, with translation MGFIETRGNDGKRAKEVSFSEAILNPSSSFGGLYVPKNLPNLGDSFIENHINKSYKELAFDILKAFEIDIDDSEIQKALDLYDNFDNPLNPSPVVKVKDDLYVNEQYHGPTRAFKDMALQPFGSIFSSIAQKRGENYLILAATSGDTGPAALNTFRNKKNIQVVCLYPDGGTSDVQRLQMVCEDGENLKVLGIKGNFDDAQNALKSLLASSSFKAELEKDDIKLSAANSVNFGRIIFQIIYHFWSYLELIRQNAIKNGENIYLVVPSGNFGNVLGAYYAQKMGLNIEKLLVASNENNILTQWINTGVYDIRDKALKLTKSPAMDILKSSNIERVIFDLFGSSRTKKLMEDLNKNNIFEMTQNETKELQKYFSATFSNDSFGNTTIKEFLDSGYLMDPHTATCIKAYNDLREKPLKTVIYSTAEWTKFSPTVLNALKQDSKKYSDKEALEEISSKFGASLPQSIKNLFNAKINHSLVINKENIESEIIKFIRKS, from the coding sequence ATGGGATTTATTGAAACAAGAGGAAATGATGGTAAAAGAGCAAAAGAAGTAAGCTTTAGTGAAGCTATTTTAAATCCAAGTAGCTCTTTTGGTGGACTTTATGTACCAAAAAATTTACCAAATTTAGGTGATAGCTTTATAGAAAACCATATAAACAAAAGTTATAAAGAGTTAGCTTTTGATATTTTAAAAGCTTTTGAGATTGATATTGATGATAGTGAAATACAAAAAGCATTAGATTTATATGATAATTTTGATAATCCTTTAAATCCAAGTCCTGTTGTAAAAGTTAAAGATGATTTATATGTAAATGAGCAGTATCACGGTCCTACACGTGCTTTTAAAGATATGGCTCTTCAACCTTTTGGAAGTATTTTTAGCTCTATTGCACAAAAAAGAGGTGAAAATTACCTAATACTAGCAGCAACTTCTGGAGATACAGGACCAGCAGCTTTAAATACTTTTAGAAATAAAAAAAATATTCAAGTTGTTTGTCTATACCCAGATGGAGGAACTTCTGATGTTCAAAGACTTCAAATGGTTTGTGAAGATGGAGAAAATCTAAAAGTTTTAGGAATAAAAGGAAACTTTGATGATGCACAAAATGCTCTAAAATCTCTTTTAGCTTCAAGTAGTTTTAAAGCAGAATTAGAAAAAGATGATATTAAATTAAGTGCTGCAAATAGTGTAAATTTTGGAAGAATTATTTTTCAAATAATCTATCACTTTTGGTCATATTTAGAACTTATTCGTCAAAATGCTATTAAAAATGGTGAAAATATATATTTAGTAGTGCCTAGTGGAAATTTTGGAAACGTTCTTGGAGCTTATTATGCTCAAAAGATGGGATTAAATATAGAGAAACTTTTAGTGGCATCAAATGAAAATAACATTTTAACACAATGGATAAACACAGGAGTTTATGATATCAGAGATAAAGCTCTAAAACTTACAAAATCACCTGCTATGGATATTTTAAAATCTTCAAACATAGAAAGAGTAATTTTTGATCTATTTGGAAGTAGTAGAACAAAAAAGTTAATGGAAGATTTAAATAAAAATAATATTTTTGAAATGACTCAAAATGAGACAAAAGAGCTACAAAAATATTTTAGTGCTACTTTTAGTAATGACTCATTTGGTAACACTACAATAAAAGAGTTTTTAGATAGTGGTTATTTAATGGATCCTCATACTGCAACTTGCATAAAAGCTTACAATGACTTAAGAGAAAAACCACTAAAAACTGTAATCTACTCAACAGCAGAGTGGACAAAATTCTCACCAACTGTTTTAAATGCTTTAAAGCAAGACTCTAAAAAGTATAGTGATAAAGAGGCTTTAGAAGAGATTAGTTCAAAATTTGGTGCTAGTTTACCTCAATCTATTAAAAATCTTTTTAATGCTAAAATAAATCACTCTTTAGTAATAAACAAAGAAAATATTGAATCTGAAATAATAAAATTTATTAGAAAATCATAA
- the argB gene encoding acetylglutamate kinase: protein MTKTNPKVQTLIDAIPYFKKFYGKTIVIKYGGSAQTSDDLKEKFAQDIVLLTLLGIKPIVVHGGGARITELLTKLEIPSHFVDGYRVTCKESMRVVEMVLSGEINKNLASLLNHHGAKAIGISGKDSGIIKAIPKDGGKFGYTGDITSVNGEIINNLIKEGFIPVIAPIANGDEPNHPGYNINADVAACEIAMAVKAQKVIFLTDTVGVLNKSGELIQTLDKATVEMFKKDGTIAGGMIPKVDSCIEAIHNGVNKAHIIDGRVEHSILLELFTSDGIGTQFIRVDNPNNGIDIEKLLNS from the coding sequence ATGACAAAAACAAATCCAAAAGTTCAAACTCTAATAGATGCTATTCCATATTTTAAAAAATTTTATGGAAAAACAATAGTTATAAAATATGGTGGAAGTGCACAAACAAGCGATGATTTAAAAGAAAAATTTGCTCAAGATATAGTTTTGCTAACACTTTTAGGAATAAAACCTATAGTTGTTCATGGTGGAGGAGCAAGAATTACAGAACTTTTAACAAAACTTGAAATTCCTTCACATTTTGTAGATGGATACAGAGTTACTTGTAAAGAGAGCATGAGAGTTGTTGAGATGGTTTTAAGTGGAGAGATAAACAAAAATCTTGCTTCACTATTAAATCATCATGGTGCAAAAGCTATTGGAATATCTGGAAAAGATAGCGGAATAATTAAAGCTATTCCAAAAGATGGTGGAAAATTTGGTTACACTGGAGATATAACTTCTGTAAATGGAGAGATAATAAACAATCTTATAAAAGAGGGATTTATTCCAGTAATTGCTCCTATTGCAAATGGTGATGAACCAAATCATCCAGGTTATAATATAAATGCTGATGTAGCAGCTTGCGAAATTGCAATGGCTGTAAAAGCTCAAAAAGTTATATTTCTAACTGATACAGTTGGTGTTTTAAATAAAAGTGGTGAGCTAATCCAAACTTTAGATAAAGCAACTGTTGAAATGTTTAAAAAAGATGGAACAATTGCTGGCGGAATGATTCCAAAAGTTGATTCTTGTATAGAGGCTATTCACAATGGTGTAAATAAAGCTCATATTATAGATGGTAGAGTTGAACACTCAATATTACTTGAGTTATTTACAAGTGATGGAATAGGAACTCAATTTATAAGAGTTGATAATCCAAATAATGGAATTGATATAGAAAAATTATTAAATAGTTAA
- a CDS encoding RecB-like helicase, which produces MEKYLALKASAGSGKTFALTVRYISLLLKGAKPSEILTLTFTNKAAAEMSQRVFNTLQTLGDDEAYLNEIIKVSNFTKEQILAKKSLLIKLFINDSSSIFTIDKFVNKILREFCGYIGISDDFKIANDDMEVLSYKFLQSLDENGFKELVEFSLYEKKKFNSIFELFKILIEKNENINPVEIDAKLINIIKDDILQKAFKIKEHILNCPNASNSAIKAVSFTNFDELFANTWIEKESMYDYSYFKKCANEEINILFLELRDSLLNYYKLRTSYSLNKIFKLYINFKEFKKSFNIEKNYFEFNDISNLVYELLSNKINKDFLYFRLDSNYNHILIDEFQDTSILQYKILKPLIDEVIAGDSEKFKTFFYVGDPKQSIYRFRGGKRELFDFVLSENSNIKLEDLNTNYRSSKNIIDFVNHTFLNLSNYDYLAQKSIRKDGFVEVIEDPNLQSDEKFISIFNKINELLNSGINENDIAILCYTNSDVLELFYYLKEKLPNLKIRTDMSSKLINQQNVKALINAIKYIYFKEDIYRENFNALVGKVINSEFLLDIDLNELSVEKVIYFIATYFDIVDENIIKLIEQSNTYFNIVDFIYEIDKLDISIENSENSGLQILTIFKSKGLEFHTTILIDRIKRKNHDKSSLLFDYENINLENIYYKVSGYENFDENYKKALEKEKNLNLDDEKNVLYVALTRAKNNLIVFKKEKSSVFDILNIKAFKFGNLILSEVVQRKNSNKKIAYEALNLGKQDIKSSKDNIVNSDILKSKYFGLATHYTLEMMSNFDEKALNHSLNLSKAKYFNYLDELDFVSIKKIIQNLIRNDKFQNLIKDSQIVQEQALIYNEEIKVLDLLLYKNDRFIIVDYKTTTEVLYSHKTQVEYYKKAVSEIFNIKNVDGYLVYLKEDSIEFFEV; this is translated from the coding sequence ATGGAAAAATATTTAGCATTAAAAGCCAGTGCAGGGAGTGGAAAAACTTTTGCATTAACGGTAAGATATATTAGTTTACTTCTAAAAGGTGCAAAACCTAGCGAAATCTTAACTCTAACTTTTACAAATAAAGCAGCAGCCGAGATGAGTCAAAGAGTTTTTAATACACTTCAAACATTAGGTGATGACGAAGCATATTTAAATGAGATTATAAAAGTATCAAATTTCACAAAAGAGCAAATCTTAGCTAAAAAATCACTACTTATAAAACTATTTATAAATGATAGTTCAAGTATTTTTACTATTGATAAGTTTGTAAATAAGATTTTACGAGAGTTTTGTGGATATATTGGAATAAGTGATGATTTTAAAATTGCAAATGATGATATGGAAGTTTTGAGTTATAAATTTTTACAAAGTTTAGATGAGAATGGCTTCAAAGAGTTAGTTGAGTTCTCTTTATATGAGAAGAAAAAATTTAACTCTATTTTTGAACTATTTAAAATATTAATTGAAAAAAATGAAAATATAAATCCTGTAGAAATAGATGCAAAATTAATTAATATTATAAAAGATGATATTTTGCAAAAAGCTTTTAAGATAAAAGAACATATTTTAAACTGTCCAAATGCTAGTAATAGCGCTATAAAAGCTGTATCTTTTACAAACTTTGATGAACTTTTTGCAAATACTTGGATAGAAAAAGAGAGTATGTATGATTACTCATATTTTAAAAAATGTGCAAATGAAGAGATAAATATTTTATTTTTAGAACTTAGAGATAGTTTGTTAAATTACTATAAATTAAGAACTTCATATAGCTTAAATAAAATATTTAAGCTATATATAAATTTTAAAGAGTTTAAGAAGAGCTTTAATATTGAAAAAAACTATTTTGAGTTTAATGATATTTCAAATTTAGTTTACGAACTTTTAAGTAATAAAATCAATAAAGATTTTTTATATTTTAGATTAGATAGTAACTATAACCATATTTTAATAGATGAGTTTCAAGATACTTCAATTTTACAATATAAAATTCTTAAACCTCTAATTGATGAGGTGATTGCTGGAGATAGTGAAAAATTTAAAACATTTTTTTATGTTGGAGATCCAAAACAGAGTATTTATAGATTTCGTGGAGGTAAAAGAGAGCTTTTTGATTTTGTTTTGAGTGAAAATAGTAATATAAAACTTGAAGATCTAAATACAAATTATAGGTCTAGTAAAAATATTATTGACTTTGTAAATCATACTTTCTTAAATCTTTCAAACTATGATTATTTAGCTCAAAAAAGTATTAGAAAAGATGGATTTGTAGAGGTGATAGAAGATCCAAATTTACAAAGTGATGAGAAGTTTATATCTATTTTTAATAAAATAAATGAGCTATTAAATAGTGGTATTAATGAAAATGATATCGCAATTTTATGTTATACAAATAGTGATGTTTTAGAACTTTTTTACTATTTAAAAGAAAAATTACCAAATCTAAAAATTAGAACAGATATGAGTTCTAAATTAATTAATCAACAAAATGTAAAAGCACTTATAAATGCTATAAAATATATATATTTTAAAGAGGATATTTACAGAGAAAATTTTAATGCTCTTGTAGGAAAAGTTATAAATAGTGAATTTTTGTTAGATATTGATTTAAATGAGTTAAGTGTAGAAAAAGTTATCTATTTTATTGCAACTTATTTTGATATTGTAGATGAGAATATTATAAAACTAATAGAGCAATCAAATACTTATTTTAATATAGTTGATTTTATTTATGAGATAGATAAATTAGATATTAGTATTGAAAATAGTGAGAACTCTGGCTTACAAATACTTACAATTTTTAAATCAAAAGGATTAGAGTTTCATACAACTATTTTAATTGATAGAATAAAAAGAAAGAATCATGATAAAAGTTCACTTTTGTTTGATTATGAAAATATTAATTTAGAAAATATATATTATAAGGTTTCTGGTTATGAAAATTTTGATGAGAACTATAAAAAAGCTTTGGAAAAAGAGAAAAATCTAAATCTTGATGATGAGAAAAATGTTCTTTATGTTGCGCTGACTCGTGCAAAAAATAATCTAATTGTATTTAAAAAAGAGAAAAGTAGTGTATTTGATATTTTGAATATAAAAGCTTTTAAATTTGGAAATTTAATCTTAAGTGAAGTAGTACAGAGAAAAAATAGTAATAAAAAGATTGCTTATGAAGCATTAAATTTAGGTAAACAAGATATAAAATCTTCAAAAGATAATATTGTAAATAGTGATATATTAAAATCAAAATATTTTGGGCTAGCTACTCACTATACTTTAGAAATGATGAGTAACTTTGATGAAAAAGCTTTAAACCATAGTTTGAATTTATCAAAAGCAAAATATTTTAACTATTTAGACGAACTTGATTTTGTATCTATAAAAAAGATTATTCAAAATTTAATTAGAAATGATAAATTTCAAAATTTAATCAAAGATTCACAAATAGTTCAAGAACAAGCTTTGATTTATAATGAAGAGATAAAAGTTTTAGACCTACTTTTATATAAAAATGATAGATTTATTATTGTTGATTATAAAACGACAACAGAAGTTTTATATTCTCATAAAACACAAGTTGAGTATTATAAAAAAGCTGTTAGTGAAATTTTTAATATTAAAAATGTGGATGGATATTTAGTTTATTTAAAAGAAGATAGTATAGAATTTTTTGAAGTTTAA
- a CDS encoding thiamine phosphate synthase, with amino-acid sequence MRNIKSYLITDPNYFSDNKEIFKEKLIAVLKNHKIDFACFRDKSSKNIEELAKIFLQICKEFKIENILINSNIYLAIKLGFDGVHLNSQQFDKIENAKKSNLITIISCHNLEELDKAKNKNIDFVTYSPIFDTPNKGQSKGVDKLNEVIEKFPNLKIFALGGIIQNEQIKEIEKTKAYGFASIRYFI; translated from the coding sequence ATGAGAAATATAAAATCTTATCTAATAACAGATCCAAACTATTTTTCTGATAATAAAGAAATTTTTAAAGAAAAATTAATAGCTGTTTTAAAAAATCATAAAATTGATTTCGCTTGCTTTAGAGATAAAAGTTCTAAAAATATTGAAGAGTTAGCAAAAATATTTTTACAAATTTGTAAAGAGTTTAAAATAGAAAATATTTTAATTAACTCCAATATATATTTAGCAATCAAATTAGGTTTTGATGGAGTTCATCTAAATTCACAACAGTTTGATAAAATCGAAAATGCAAAAAAATCAAATCTTATCACAATTATATCTTGTCATAATTTAGAAGAGTTAGACAAGGCAAAAAATAAAAATATAGATTTTGTAACATACTCACCTATTTTTGATACACCAAACAAAGGTCAATCAAAAGGAGTAGATAAATTAAATGAAGTTATAGAAAAATTTCCAAATCTAAAAATATTTGCACTTGGTGGAATAATACAAAATGAGCAGATAAAAGAGATAGAAAAAACTAAAGCTTACGGTTTTGCATCTATTAGATATTTTATTTAA
- a CDS encoding F0F1 ATP synthase subunit A, with protein sequence MEGRLFTFLGTIGGHGQEWIILSHFVLVIGIIFLVSRMATRKMQLVPTGSQNVMEAFVGGVIAMGSDTMGEKNARIYMPLIGSLALVIFVSNMIGVIPGFEAPTSNINFTASLAIIVFVYYNYLGIKKNGFVNYFKHFMGPMPVLAPLMFPIEIISHFSRIISLSFRLFGSIRGDDMFLMVLLMLVPWILPLPGFFLLTAFGVLQAFIFSILTYVYIAGSIMMEEEHH encoded by the coding sequence ATGGAAGGAAGATTGTTTACATTCTTAGGAACTATTGGTGGTCACGGACAAGAGTGGATAATTTTATCTCACTTTGTTTTAGTAATTGGAATTATTTTTCTAGTTTCTAGAATGGCTACAAGAAAAATGCAACTAGTTCCAACAGGAAGTCAAAATGTTATGGAAGCATTTGTAGGTGGTGTTATTGCTATGGGTAGCGATACTATGGGTGAAAAAAATGCTAGAATTTATATGCCATTGATTGGTTCTTTAGCTTTAGTTATATTTGTTAGTAACATGATAGGAGTAATTCCAGGTTTTGAAGCACCTACAAGTAATATTAACTTTACTGCATCTTTAGCTATCATTGTTTTTGTATATTACAACTATTTAGGAATCAAGAAAAATGGTTTTGTAAACTACTTTAAACATTTTATGGGTCCAATGCCAGTATTAGCTCCTTTAATGTTCCCAATTGAGATTATCTCACACTTTTCAAGAATAATATCTCTATCTTTTAGGTTATTTGGTTCAATTAGAGGTGATGATATGTTCTTAATGGTACTTTTAATGTTAGTTCCATGGATTTTACCACTACCAGGGTTTTTCCTATTAACTGCATTTGGTGTTTTACAAGCATTTATTTTTAGTATCCTAACATATGTTTATATTGCTGGATCTATTATGATGGAAGAAGAACATCACTAA
- the ilvA gene encoding threonine ammonia-lyase, translating to MITLNDIKDAKKRLDGTVYKTPLMKAPFLSTERNAEIFFKEDNLQLTGSFKLRGAFNKVAMLDDVKKAAGVVAASAGNHAQGLAFAASYFKCEATIFMPEATPLTKVLGVKSYGANVVLTGENFDEAYASAIKFAKDNNKEFVHPFADDEVIAGQGTIALEILEKIEDIDQIIIPIGGGGLISGIAIAAKSINPNIKITGVVASGAKGMKESFEARMPIDSSSVRTIADGIAVRDVNPKLLDIILEYVDEIVEVSDNETANAILFLLEKHKLMVEGAGAVSVAAIMHDKVSIENKKVCAVVSGGNIDVTMLSLIIEKGLIKSHRKMNLIVTLMDKPGALMHLTDIFTQCSANIVEIDFDRNSVKLEFGEAYVTIALATKGEEHQEQIRENLKQNGYRFKQI from the coding sequence ATGATTACATTAAATGATATAAAAGATGCTAAAAAAAGGTTAGATGGTACAGTTTACAAAACTCCACTTATGAAAGCTCCTTTTTTAAGTACTGAAAGAAATGCTGAAATTTTCTTCAAAGAGGATAATCTTCAACTAACAGGAAGCTTTAAATTAAGAGGAGCTTTCAACAAAGTTGCAATGCTTGATGATGTAAAAAAAGCAGCTGGAGTTGTAGCTGCAAGTGCTGGAAATCATGCTCAAGGCTTAGCTTTTGCAGCTTCTTATTTTAAATGTGAAGCAACTATTTTTATGCCAGAAGCAACTCCACTTACAAAAGTTTTAGGAGTTAAATCTTACGGTGCAAACGTTGTTTTAACTGGTGAAAATTTTGATGAAGCATATGCTAGTGCAATAAAATTTGCAAAAGATAACAACAAAGAGTTTGTTCATCCATTTGCAGATGATGAAGTAATAGCAGGACAAGGAACTATTGCTTTAGAAATTTTAGAAAAAATTGAAGATATTGACCAGATAATTATACCAATTGGTGGTGGAGGATTAATCTCAGGAATTGCAATTGCTGCAAAAAGTATAAATCCAAATATAAAAATCACAGGTGTAGTTGCTAGTGGTGCAAAGGGTATGAAAGAGAGTTTTGAAGCGAGAATGCCAATAGACTCATCAAGTGTTAGAACTATTGCAGATGGAATTGCAGTTCGTGATGTTAATCCAAAGTTACTAGATATTATTTTGGAGTATGTTGATGAAATTGTTGAAGTTAGTGATAATGAAACAGCAAATGCAATTCTTTTTTTACTAGAAAAACATAAACTTATGGTTGAAGGTGCTGGTGCTGTTAGTGTTGCAGCTATTATGCACGATAAAGTAAGTATTGAAAATAAAAAAGTATGTGCGGTTGTAAGTGGTGGAAACATAGATGTTACTATGCTTTCACTAATTATAGAAAAAGGTTTAATAAAATCTCATAGAAAAATGAATTTAATAGTAACTTTAATGGATAAACCAGGTGCTTTAATGCACTTAACAGATATTTTCACTCAATGTTCAGCAAATATTGTAGAGATTGATTTTGATAGAAATTCTGTGAAATTAGAGTTTGGAGAAGCTTATGTAACTATTGCTTTAGCAACAAAGGGTGAAGAGCATCAAGAGCAAATAAGAGAAAATTTGAAACAAAATGGATATAGATTTAAACAAATTTAG
- the fbaA gene encoding class II fructose-bisphosphate aldolase gives MGVLDVVNAGVLTGSEAKKLFAYAKKEGFAIPAVNVVGTDSINAVLEAASKVKSPVIVQFSNGGAGFYAGKGLKTSDAAILGAISGANHVHTMAKAYGIPVILHTDHAAKKLLPWIDGLLDAGKEHFAKTGRPLFTSHMLDLSEESLEENIEICVEYFKKMNAIDMMIEIELGITGGEEDGVDNSDVDNALLYTQPVEVCYAYEKLKEVGDNFTIAASFGNVHGVYKPGNVVLSPKILDNSQKFIEEKYKTSKNPVDFVFHGGSGSLLSEIREAISYGVIKMNIDTDTQWATWDGVRAYEAKYHGYLQGQIGNPEGEDKPNKNYYDPRKWLRAGQETMITRLETAFSDLLALNKN, from the coding sequence ATGGGTGTTTTAGATGTTGTAAATGCTGGAGTATTAACTGGAAGTGAAGCTAAAAAACTTTTTGCTTATGCAAAAAAAGAGGGTTTTGCAATTCCTGCTGTAAATGTTGTTGGAACAGATTCTATAAATGCTGTTTTGGAAGCTGCAAGCAAAGTTAAATCTCCAGTTATAGTACAATTTTCAAATGGTGGAGCTGGATTTTATGCAGGAAAAGGTTTGAAAACTAGTGATGCTGCTATTTTAGGAGCAATTAGTGGAGCAAATCATGTTCACACTATGGCAAAAGCTTATGGAATTCCAGTAATCTTACATACAGATCATGCTGCTAAAAAACTTCTTCCTTGGATTGATGGTTTACTTGATGCAGGAAAAGAGCATTTTGCAAAAACAGGAAGACCACTGTTTACATCTCATATGCTAGATCTTAGTGAAGAGAGCTTAGAAGAAAATATTGAAATTTGTGTTGAGTATTTTAAAAAAATGAATGCTATTGATATGATGATTGAAATTGAACTTGGAATTACAGGTGGAGAAGAAGATGGTGTTGATAACAGTGATGTTGACAATGCTCTACTTTATACACAGCCTGTTGAAGTTTGTTATGCATATGAAAAGTTAAAAGAAGTTGGAGATAATTTTACAATTGCTGCAAGTTTTGGAAATGTTCATGGAGTTTATAAACCAGGAAATGTTGTATTAAGTCCAAAAATTTTAGATAATTCACAAAAATTTATAGAAGAGAAATATAAAACTTCTAAAAATCCAGTTGATTTTGTATTCCATGGAGGTTCAGGTTCATTATTAAGCGAAATAAGAGAAGCTATCTCTTATGGAGTTATTAAAATGAATATTGATACAGATACTCAGTGGGCAACTTGGGATGGTGTTAGAGCTTATGAAGCGAAATATCATGGTTATTTACAAGGACAAATTGGAAATCCTGAAGGTGAAGATAAACCAAACAAAAACTACTACGACCCACGAAAATGGTTAAGAGCTGGTCAAGAGACTATGATAACTAGACTTGAAACTGCTTTTAGTGATTTATTAGCCCTAAACAAAAACTAA
- a CDS encoding peptidylprolyl isomerase — translation MKKIVMSFIASIALISTLNAADFYATVDGDKITKDDINVLLQDPRVDFDKLPQEAKSQILEGAINRKLIAKKAIDDGIEKDPQYKEAIAKIKEDLALQVWQKNEIDKIKFSDTEKRAFYDTNKSKFNIPETFEAFHILVNSEAEANVVIKDLEKAAVNSRETKFKELANSKSKDATAKNGGYLGKFAAEQMVPEFAMAVKALPKGGYSKNPTKTQFGYHVIFVKEIFPAKQLTFDEVKDNINQAMIAEKFNKKIDELTKELRKDAKIVIK, via the coding sequence ATGAAAAAAATAGTTATGAGCTTTATAGCTTCAATTGCTTTAATTTCAACATTAAATGCAGCTGATTTTTACGCTACTGTTGATGGGGATAAAATTACAAAGGATGATATCAATGTTCTTTTACAAGACCCAAGAGTTGATTTTGACAAACTTCCACAAGAAGCAAAGTCTCAAATTCTTGAAGGTGCAATAAATAGAAAACTAATTGCAAAAAAAGCAATAGATGATGGTATTGAAAAAGATCCTCAATATAAAGAGGCTATAGCAAAAATCAAAGAAGATTTAGCTCTTCAAGTTTGGCAAAAAAATGAGATTGATAAAATCAAATTTAGTGATACAGAAAAAAGAGCTTTTTATGATACAAACAAATCAAAATTCAATATTCCAGAGACATTTGAAGCATTTCATATTTTAGTAAATAGTGAAGCTGAAGCAAATGTTGTTATAAAAGATTTAGAAAAAGCTGCTGTAAATTCTAGAGAAACAAAATTTAAAGAGTTAGCAAATTCAAAATCAAAAGATGCAACTGCTAAAAATGGTGGATATTTAGGAAAATTTGCTGCTGAACAAATGGTTCCAGAGTTTGCAATGGCTGTAAAAGCTCTTCCAAAAGGTGGATATTCTAAAAATCCTACAAAAACTCAATTTGGTTACCATGTAATATTTGTTAAAGAGATTTTCCCTGCAAAACAATTAACTTTTGATGAAGTAAAAGATAATATAAATCAAGCAATGATAGCTGAGAAATTCAATAAAAAAATTGATGAACTAACAAAAGAGTTAAGAAAAGACGCAAAAATCGTAATTAAATAA